A genomic region of Mesobacillus jeotgali contains the following coding sequences:
- a CDS encoding type 2 periplasmic-binding domain-containing protein, giving the protein MRRKFFSKGFSLLLVLSLVLALFSGCSSKTNENASDEKDADKPKATADAPGWQGNKDPITFDWYVNFSWFAHKWGDDAVSKYVTDKTGVSVNFISPAGNEAEKMNTMIASGKLPDFITIGWWEDAVKKMIEGELVLPLNELADQYDPYFYKVADGAKIEWYKQEDGNTYGYPNASSSPKDFDKYKDLKPSNQTFLVRKDMYEAIGSPDMSTPEGFLKALEEAKKKFPEVNGAPLIPFGLNEFTDVGNTSLEGYLQNFLSIPMEKDGKVYDRSQDPEYLAWLKTFREANDKGLLAKDIFIDKRPQMEEKISQGRYFAMLYQRSDLAAQQHALYAKDPNSVYIAVDGPANSNGDGPALAGDSISGWTVTLISKDVKDKERAIQFLTYMISEEGQMDLYMGKEGETYDMVNGKPEFKPEVLDLLNKDRAAFDQQYGASFKYWMLMDTNMSLAWAPPASEPFKQMEDWTKGKTVSYAEFDGISPTGTSAEGVAASKIAQEWGKTLPKLLLAKSDKEFDKIFEGFLKKRDSFGYEKVEKYQQEIYEKNKEKLDAAK; this is encoded by the coding sequence ATGAGGAGAAAATTCTTTTCCAAAGGCTTTTCATTATTGCTTGTACTATCATTGGTTTTAGCACTATTTTCAGGCTGTTCCAGCAAGACAAATGAAAACGCTTCCGATGAAAAGGACGCGGATAAACCAAAAGCGACGGCTGATGCTCCTGGCTGGCAAGGTAATAAGGATCCAATTACGTTTGATTGGTACGTTAACTTTTCCTGGTTCGCGCATAAATGGGGCGACGATGCTGTTTCCAAATATGTAACGGATAAAACTGGTGTGTCAGTTAACTTTATCTCACCAGCAGGAAACGAAGCGGAAAAAATGAACACGATGATTGCTTCTGGTAAACTTCCGGATTTCATCACAATTGGCTGGTGGGAAGATGCAGTCAAGAAAATGATCGAAGGCGAACTTGTCCTTCCATTAAATGAACTTGCAGATCAATATGATCCATATTTTTATAAAGTAGCAGATGGAGCAAAGATCGAATGGTATAAACAAGAAGATGGCAACACTTATGGATATCCAAATGCTTCTTCATCACCAAAGGATTTTGACAAATATAAAGACCTTAAGCCTTCTAACCAGACTTTCCTTGTTAGAAAAGATATGTATGAGGCAATTGGCAGCCCAGATATGAGCACTCCTGAAGGATTCTTGAAGGCTCTTGAAGAGGCTAAGAAGAAATTCCCTGAAGTGAATGGAGCACCATTGATTCCATTCGGATTGAATGAATTTACTGATGTAGGAAACACTTCATTAGAAGGATACTTGCAGAACTTCCTTTCTATTCCAATGGAGAAAGACGGAAAGGTTTATGACCGCAGCCAGGATCCTGAATATCTTGCATGGTTAAAGACTTTCAGAGAAGCAAACGACAAAGGACTTCTTGCGAAGGATATCTTTATCGATAAGCGTCCACAAATGGAGGAGAAAATTTCACAAGGCCGTTACTTCGCGATGCTTTACCAGCGCAGTGACCTTGCAGCGCAACAGCACGCATTGTATGCAAAAGATCCTAATTCAGTGTATATCGCAGTAGATGGACCAGCGAACTCTAACGGAGACGGCCCTGCATTAGCAGGTGACAGCATCTCAGGCTGGACAGTGACTTTGATTTCTAAGGATGTAAAAGACAAAGAAAGAGCGATTCAATTCCTGACTTACATGATCAGTGAAGAAGGACAAATGGACCTTTACATGGGTAAAGAGGGCGAAACGTATGATATGGTGAACGGTAAGCCTGAATTCAAGCCAGAGGTTCTAGATCTATTGAACAAAGACCGCGCAGCATTTGACCAGCAGTATGGAGCTTCATTCAAGTACTGGATGCTGATGGATACAAACATGAGCCTTGCTTGGGCACCGCCTGCATCAGAGCCGTTCAAGCAGATGGAAGACTGGACAAAAGGAAAGACAGTCAGCTATGCAGAGTTTGATGGCATCAGCCCAACTGGAACTTCTGCAGAAGGTGTAGCAGCAAGCAAGATTGCACAGGAATGGGGCAAAACACTACCTAAGCTTCTCCTTGCTAAATCTGATAAAGAGTTCGATAAAATCTTTGAAGGATTCCTGAAGAAACGTGATTCTTTCGGCTATGAAAAAGTTGAAAAGTATCAGCAGGAAATCTATGAAAAGAACAAAGAGAAACTTGATGCAGCAAAATAA
- a CDS encoding carbohydrate ABC transporter permease, whose translation MLFICAITIYPIWYVLVNSLNDGVDAMRGGIYWWPREFTLENYKAVFETPGIVTSFGVTIAKTVIGTITHVFFTAMVAYAISRRDLYGRNFYMLVGVITMFFSGGLIPYFLLIRDLGLFDNFLVYIIPTMFNFFHLIIFVSFFRELPTSLEEAAKIDGANDFMIFIKVIIPLSMPVIATIALFQGVYQWNDYFAGVIFVNNPDLQPIQTYLYKVVAESSSNQMMTNAAGSIATKTVTSQSIKLATMVVTTLPIMLVYPFLQKYFVKGMLIGSVKG comes from the coding sequence ATGCTCTTTATCTGTGCCATTACGATCTACCCAATCTGGTATGTACTCGTCAATTCATTGAATGATGGTGTGGACGCCATGAGGGGCGGGATTTACTGGTGGCCCCGAGAGTTTACTTTAGAAAACTACAAGGCTGTTTTTGAAACACCGGGTATTGTCACATCATTTGGCGTAACAATTGCCAAAACGGTTATCGGAACAATCACACACGTATTCTTTACAGCGATGGTTGCTTATGCCATTTCGAGACGGGACCTATACGGCAGGAACTTCTACATGCTGGTTGGTGTCATCACAATGTTTTTCAGCGGTGGATTGATTCCTTACTTCCTATTGATCAGGGATCTAGGATTGTTTGATAACTTCCTTGTATATATCATCCCAACAATGTTCAACTTCTTCCATCTAATCATCTTTGTATCCTTCTTTAGAGAATTGCCAACTTCTCTGGAGGAGGCAGCAAAAATAGATGGAGCAAATGACTTCATGATTTTTATAAAAGTAATCATCCCACTTTCAATGCCGGTTATTGCAACCATTGCATTGTTCCAGGGAGTATACCAGTGGAACGACTACTTTGCCGGAGTCATCTTTGTGAATAATCCTGACCTGCAGCCAATCCAGACGTATTTATACAAGGTTGTTGCTGAGTCGAGTTCCAACCAGATGATGACGAACGCAGCAGGATCGATTGCCACGAAGACGGTAACATCCCAGTCTATCAAATTGGCAACGATGGTTGTTACAACACTTCCAATCATGTTAGTCTATCCATTCCTGCAAAAGTACTTTGTAAAAGGAATGTTGATTGGATCAGTAAAAGGTTGA
- a CDS encoding ABC transporter permease, whose product MVEPTKKEKYKKIKKTIISQKYLQVMALLGVVWMFIFNYIPMYGLIIAFKEYSIIKTISEAPWVGLMQFKEFFQDENFWIVLKNTLGISLIKLIIGFPLPIIFALLLNELTSMKLKKAVQTISYLPHFISWVVLGGILTTWLADIGVLNDILLGLGLISERTNFLAEPDNFWAIVILSDIWKELGWSAIIYLAAIAGVSPELYESSTIDGANRFQKMWHVTLPSIRPTITILFILAVSGVLNSNFDQILILRNSLNESASNVIDIYVYQMGLQNARYSYATAVGLLKAIIAFILLLSANKIVKKLNGTSLF is encoded by the coding sequence ATGGTAGAGCCAACAAAAAAAGAAAAATACAAAAAAATTAAAAAGACAATCATTTCTCAAAAGTATTTGCAGGTGATGGCCCTTCTCGGTGTAGTTTGGATGTTCATCTTTAACTATATCCCAATGTACGGATTGATCATTGCTTTTAAGGAATACAGCATCATCAAGACAATCTCAGAAGCGCCATGGGTAGGATTGATGCAGTTTAAGGAATTCTTCCAGGATGAGAATTTCTGGATCGTCCTGAAAAACACTCTCGGCATCAGTTTGATTAAATTAATCATCGGTTTCCCGCTTCCAATCATTTTTGCTCTTTTGCTTAATGAACTTACATCAATGAAGCTTAAGAAAGCGGTTCAAACGATCTCTTACTTACCGCACTTCATTTCATGGGTTGTGCTTGGAGGGATTTTGACAACTTGGCTCGCAGATATCGGTGTCTTAAATGATATTTTGCTAGGTTTAGGCTTGATTAGTGAACGTACGAACTTCCTTGCAGAACCTGATAACTTCTGGGCAATCGTCATTCTTTCAGATATATGGAAAGAACTTGGATGGTCAGCAATCATTTATCTTGCAGCAATTGCTGGTGTTTCACCAGAGCTATACGAGTCATCAACGATTGACGGTGCAAATCGTTTCCAAAAGATGTGGCATGTTACATTGCCATCAATTCGCCCGACAATCACAATTCTTTTCATCCTTGCTGTAAGCGGTGTCTTGAATTCAAACTTCGACCAGATCTTGATCCTTCGTAACTCATTGAATGAAAGCGCCAGTAATGTAATTGATATTTACGTTTACCAGATGGGTCTGCAAAATGCCCGTTACTCATACGCAACAGCTGTTGGTTTATTGAAAGCAATCATTGCCTTCATCTTGCTCCTGTCTGCTAACAAGATTGTAAAGAAACTGAATGGAACATCTTTATTCTAA
- the map gene encoding type I methionyl aminopeptidase, producing the protein MIAKTEEDFNGLKEIGRIVGLIREELVGKTAPGVTTKELDEIAGRLFEEHGAISAPKGEYNFPGYTCISVNEEVAHGIPGSRVIKEGDIVNIDVSGSKNGYFADTGISFVVGEGDPILTKICETAVEAFEAGLKKAKPGSKKSGLGKAVMATARKNGLTVIKNLTGHGIGRTIHEAPDHIYNYHEPWDDELLKEGMVIAFEPFISTREEEVFQNDNDEWTYVTENSFVAQCEHTIILTKNGPIVITR; encoded by the coding sequence ATGATTGCGAAAACAGAAGAAGATTTTAACGGCTTGAAAGAAATTGGCAGGATTGTCGGCTTGATACGGGAAGAGTTAGTCGGGAAGACTGCACCAGGTGTCACCACAAAGGAGCTTGATGAAATCGCGGGCAGGCTTTTTGAGGAGCATGGGGCGATTTCAGCACCGAAGGGAGAATACAATTTCCCCGGCTATACATGTATAAGTGTTAACGAAGAGGTGGCCCATGGTATTCCAGGCAGCCGTGTGATCAAAGAAGGAGATATTGTTAATATCGATGTTTCCGGCTCTAAAAATGGTTATTTCGCCGACACTGGAATCTCGTTTGTCGTTGGAGAGGGTGATCCTATTTTAACCAAGATATGCGAAACAGCTGTCGAGGCCTTTGAAGCAGGTTTGAAAAAAGCAAAACCTGGTTCAAAGAAAAGCGGATTAGGAAAGGCAGTTATGGCGACTGCGAGAAAGAATGGCCTGACTGTGATCAAAAATCTTACCGGACATGGAATCGGCCGAACAATCCATGAAGCACCCGATCACATCTACAACTATCATGAGCCATGGGATGATGAGCTCTTAAAAGAAGGAATGGTCATCGCTTTTGAGCCATTCATCTCAACTCGTGAGGAAGAAGTCTTTCAAAATGATAATGACGAATGGACCTATGTAACAGAAAACAGCTTTGTCGCTCAATGTGAGCATACGATCATCCTTACGAAGAATGGGCCGATTGTGATTACCAGATAG
- the brnQ gene encoding branched-chain amino acid transport system II carrier protein, with product MQQKISFSTYALIGTMLFGMYFGAGNLIFPIQLGQLAGTNFWPALIGFLVTAIGLPFLGILAIGLSGSTGLRDLASRVHPVFGIGFATVLYLTIGPFFAIPRTATVPFVVGFEPYIAPGQAGLWLGIFSFVFFAIVYFFSLHPAKVMDYIGKYLTPAFLVFLFILIGISVMKPMGSFGEPNGAYTNLAFITGFKEGYNTMDALASLAFGIVVINALKGQGITSRQDIARATLKSGIFAMTLMMLIYGLITYMGASSVLSIGTFENGGQIFSAVAQHYFGPFGTILLAIIIVLACLKTSIGLITACSEFFHDLLPKVSYQRFVLLLCIVSFTIANFGLNNIIQFAVPVLMFLYPLAIILILLTLMSPLFGNKQSVYAASIVMTFFVSFFDGYTALVANLPIIDVSLFNSVTSIFRDHLPLYDIGLGWLIPAALGAILGYMLPKSPLTLNKYQKEL from the coding sequence ATGCAGCAAAAAATATCGTTTTCAACCTATGCCCTGATTGGGACCATGTTATTTGGAATGTACTTTGGAGCGGGGAATTTGATTTTCCCTATTCAATTAGGACAGCTAGCAGGCACGAACTTCTGGCCTGCATTGATTGGCTTCCTGGTGACAGCCATCGGCCTCCCTTTTTTAGGCATATTGGCAATTGGCCTTTCAGGTAGCACTGGGCTGCGTGATCTAGCCAGTAGAGTGCACCCTGTTTTCGGCATCGGCTTTGCGACAGTTCTTTACCTGACAATTGGACCCTTTTTTGCGATTCCAAGAACAGCCACTGTCCCGTTCGTCGTTGGTTTTGAACCCTACATTGCACCAGGACAAGCTGGTTTGTGGCTCGGGATTTTCAGTTTCGTTTTCTTTGCCATCGTTTACTTTTTCTCATTGCATCCTGCAAAGGTGATGGACTACATTGGAAAATACCTAACACCCGCTTTTCTCGTATTTTTATTTATATTAATTGGCATCTCAGTCATGAAGCCGATGGGCAGCTTTGGAGAACCGAACGGCGCCTATACCAATTTGGCTTTTATTACTGGCTTCAAAGAGGGATATAATACAATGGACGCCCTTGCATCCCTGGCATTCGGGATTGTTGTCATCAATGCCCTCAAAGGGCAAGGCATTACCTCCCGGCAGGACATTGCCAGGGCTACCTTGAAATCAGGTATATTCGCAATGACATTGATGATGCTGATATACGGACTAATAACGTATATGGGGGCATCTAGCGTATTATCTATTGGAACATTCGAGAATGGTGGACAAATTTTTTCTGCAGTTGCCCAACACTATTTTGGGCCATTCGGTACAATCCTGCTTGCTATCATCATTGTACTGGCATGTTTAAAAACTAGCATTGGGTTAATCACGGCCTGCAGCGAGTTTTTTCATGATCTATTACCAAAGGTTTCTTATCAAAGATTTGTTCTTCTTCTATGCATCGTTTCTTTCACAATTGCAAACTTTGGTTTGAACAATATCATCCAATTTGCTGTACCGGTTTTAATGTTCCTGTATCCATTGGCGATCATCCTTATCTTATTGACTCTGATGTCCCCGCTTTTCGGAAATAAGCAAAGCGTATATGCCGCTTCAATTGTGATGACATTCTTTGTGAGTTTTTTTGATGGATATACTGCTTTGGTCGCGAACCTGCCAATTATAGATGTTTCATTATTCAATTCTGTAACGTCAATATTCAGGGATCATCTTCCTCTATACGATATTGGTCTTGGATGGCTCATTCCTGCAGCCCTAGGCGCTATCTTGGGGTATATGTTGCCTAAATCTCCATTAACTCTAAATAAATACCAAAAAGAACTGTAG
- a CDS encoding amino acid ABC transporter ATP-binding protein → MISIKGLKKSFDQLKVLKGLDLEIEKGKVVVIIGPSGSGKTTFLRCLNVLETPTEGRISIGGQKIDFSTKVSPKSISSFRRLTGMVFQGYNLFPHMTALENVMEGPLTVKKETKDKARKKAAFFLEKVGLSDKMDYYPFQLSGGQQQRVGIARALAMEPEVMLFDEPTSALDPELVGEVLKVMKDLANEGMTMVVVTHEMRFAQEAADEVIFMDGGVIVERGAPDSIFTNPTADRTKQFLRMIQ, encoded by the coding sequence ATGATCTCTATTAAAGGTTTAAAAAAATCTTTTGACCAGCTGAAAGTGTTAAAAGGTCTTGATCTTGAAATTGAAAAAGGGAAAGTTGTAGTCATTATCGGTCCATCAGGATCCGGCAAAACTACCTTTCTTCGCTGCCTGAATGTTCTTGAAACACCAACAGAAGGAAGAATTTCTATTGGCGGGCAGAAGATTGACTTTTCTACAAAGGTTTCACCAAAATCTATCTCTTCGTTCCGTCGTCTTACCGGTATGGTCTTCCAAGGATATAATCTATTCCCGCATATGACGGCACTGGAGAATGTTATGGAAGGACCTTTGACTGTAAAAAAAGAAACGAAGGATAAGGCTCGCAAGAAAGCAGCATTCTTTCTCGAAAAGGTAGGGCTTTCTGACAAAATGGATTATTATCCATTTCAACTGTCAGGCGGCCAGCAGCAGCGTGTGGGAATTGCCAGGGCACTGGCGATGGAGCCGGAAGTCATGCTGTTTGACGAGCCGACATCTGCCCTGGACCCTGAGCTTGTTGGCGAAGTGTTAAAAGTAATGAAGGATCTGGCAAACGAAGGCATGACAATGGTCGTCGTCACTCATGAAATGCGATTTGCCCAGGAAGCGGCAGATGAAGTGATCTTTATGGACGGCGGTGTAATCGTTGAACGGGGAGCACCTGACAGCATTTTCACCAATCCAACAGCTGACCGCACAAAACAATTTTTGCGGATGATTCAATAA
- a CDS encoding amino acid ABC transporter permease, with protein sequence MYLNNIMADPERLARLMEIAQNSVVPLLQGAIFYTIPLTLISFICGLGLAVLTALARISDVKVLQMIARIYVSAIRGTPLLVQLFILFYGLPTIGITLDPWPSAIIGFSLNVGAYASEIIRAAILSIPKGQWEAGYSIGMSSRQVLRRIIIPQAARVSIPPLSNTFISLVKDTSLASMILLTEMFRRAQEIATTNYEFLLLYTEAALIYWVICFILSIVQGRIEHRLDRYVSR encoded by the coding sequence ATGTACTTGAATAATATAATGGCTGACCCTGAAAGGTTGGCAAGACTGATGGAAATTGCCCAAAATTCAGTTGTCCCCCTATTACAGGGGGCTATTTTTTATACAATCCCTTTAACGCTGATTTCCTTTATTTGTGGATTAGGACTAGCCGTCTTGACTGCACTAGCCAGGATTTCAGATGTAAAAGTTCTGCAGATGATTGCCAGGATCTACGTATCCGCAATCAGAGGGACACCTTTATTGGTTCAGTTATTCATCTTGTTCTATGGTTTGCCTACCATTGGAATTACACTGGACCCATGGCCGTCTGCCATCATCGGATTCAGCCTGAATGTTGGTGCCTATGCGTCTGAAATTATAAGGGCAGCCATTCTTTCAATACCTAAGGGTCAATGGGAGGCGGGATATTCCATCGGAATGAGCAGCAGGCAGGTATTGAGGAGAATCATTATCCCACAGGCTGCAAGGGTATCCATTCCACCCCTGTCTAATACTTTTATTAGTTTAGTTAAAGATACCTCCCTTGCATCCATGATTCTGTTAACCGAAATGTTTCGGCGTGCACAGGAAATCGCGACTACAAATTATGAATTTCTTCTTCTCTACACGGAAGCAGCGCTTATTTACTGGGTTATCTGCTTTATCCTTTCAATTGTTCAGGGAAGAATTGAACATCGACTTGACCGATATGTTTCTCGCTAG
- a CDS encoding amino acid ABC transporter substrate-binding protein, with amino-acid sequence MKRLSFLLVLILSAVLLISGCGEQGQDDEVLQGNDATEEENAVLAKVEKEGKLLVGTEGTYPPFTFHDKDGNLTGFDVEIAKEVAKRLGVQAEFKETQWDAMFAGLDAKRFDMVANQVGIKAEREEKYLFSKPYITSTAVLIAHEKNTELKGFEDLKGKKAAQSMTSNYADIARENGAEIVGVDGFNQSIELILSKRVDATINESLSFLDFKKAKPEAKVKIVAESEDASKSGLMFRQDSDTLVEAVNSALADMVADGTYDKISLKWFGENVLE; translated from the coding sequence ATGAAAAGACTTTCTTTTTTACTTGTTCTAATCCTTTCCGCTGTTCTATTAATTTCTGGATGCGGTGAGCAGGGGCAAGATGATGAAGTGCTGCAAGGAAACGATGCAACTGAGGAAGAAAACGCAGTTCTTGCCAAGGTAGAAAAAGAAGGGAAACTCCTAGTGGGGACAGAAGGTACCTATCCTCCATTTACTTTCCATGACAAGGACGGGAATCTAACAGGCTTTGATGTTGAAATTGCAAAAGAAGTTGCTAAGAGACTAGGGGTTCAAGCGGAGTTTAAAGAAACCCAATGGGATGCCATGTTTGCTGGTCTTGATGCAAAGCGTTTCGATATGGTTGCAAACCAGGTGGGAATTAAGGCGGAAAGGGAGGAGAAGTATTTATTCTCCAAACCTTATATCACCTCTACTGCAGTATTGATTGCTCATGAAAAAAATACTGAATTAAAAGGTTTTGAAGATCTGAAAGGTAAAAAGGCTGCCCAGTCCATGACCAGCAACTATGCTGACATTGCAAGGGAAAACGGAGCAGAAATCGTTGGTGTTGATGGCTTCAATCAGTCCATTGAACTCATTTTATCGAAACGAGTGGATGCAACGATCAATGAAAGTCTTTCCTTCCTTGACTTTAAAAAGGCTAAGCCAGAAGCAAAGGTGAAAATAGTTGCTGAGAGCGAAGATGCTTCCAAAAGCGGTTTGATGTTCAGACAAGACAGTGACACCCTTGTCGAAGCGGTGAATAGTGCGCTTGCAGATATGGTAGCAGATGGTACCTATGACAAAATTTCCTTGAAATGGTTTGGTGAAAATGTACTTGAATAA
- a CDS encoding C39 family peptidase has translation MRKTILTLIIMLAGCSGAESPPPETDQASEDKQQAERENSNDSSESKVKLDAPHISQLPELERGCEVTTLAMLLQHAGKDVGKMELSKEIDRVPFEKGGLKGHPGEGFVGNMKTLDKPGLGVYHGPVAELGEVYLPGRILDLTGKEFNEVEKHVKDGRPVWVLVPSTFAVVPDKHWETWNTKKGKEKITYKWHSVLVTGFDDNNVYVNDPLGDKNDKLSKEEFIAGWEQFGKQAITYKP, from the coding sequence TTGAGAAAAACTATTTTAACGTTGATCATCATGCTTGCAGGGTGTTCGGGAGCTGAAAGTCCTCCTCCTGAAACAGACCAGGCATCTGAAGATAAGCAGCAAGCTGAGAGGGAGAACTCAAATGACAGCAGTGAATCAAAAGTGAAGCTTGATGCTCCCCATATCTCCCAATTGCCTGAGTTAGAACGAGGCTGTGAGGTCACAACACTTGCTATGCTTTTGCAGCATGCGGGCAAGGATGTTGGCAAGATGGAGTTATCAAAGGAAATCGACCGTGTTCCTTTTGAAAAAGGCGGATTGAAGGGACACCCGGGCGAGGGGTTTGTAGGTAATATGAAAACATTGGACAAGCCGGGACTTGGGGTCTACCATGGTCCTGTTGCAGAATTGGGAGAAGTTTACCTTCCAGGAAGAATACTGGACCTGACCGGAAAAGAATTTAACGAAGTGGAGAAGCATGTTAAAGATGGCCGGCCAGTCTGGGTGCTGGTACCAAGTACATTTGCCGTCGTACCAGACAAACACTGGGAAACATGGAATACCAAAAAGGGCAAAGAAAAAATCACCTACAAATGGCATTCCGTTTTAGTGACAGGTTTTGACGACAATAATGTATATGTTAACGATCCACTAGGCGATAAAAACGATAAGCTCTCAAAAGAAGAATTCATCGCAGGCTGGGAGCAATTCGGGAAACAGGCAATCACTTACAAACCATAG
- a CDS encoding tripartite tricarboxylate transporter permease, translating into MDAFQGLMSGFQVAFSLEGVLFVFIGVFVGTFIGMMPGLGPISAIAIMIPITYSMDPTVALVMMAGVYYGAIFGGSSSSILLNAPGVAGTVATAFDGYPMAQQGKAGKALAIAAIASFTGGTVSVILLMLFTPILSAVAVSFGPAEYFALMFLGLTAISSLSDGSTIKAFISATLGFIVVTIGIDSQTGTSRFTFGNPNLLEGIDFLVIALGLFALAEVSTLVLNRKDNSMSDNKEIGSLRLSKEDVKEMSGPMTRQSFLGFLIGVLPGAGATIASFIAYITEKKLAKKPEEFGKGSIKGLAAPETANNAATGGAFVPLLSLGIPGSGTTAVLLGAFLVLGVQPGPLLIQDRPEVFWGIIASMYIGNIFLLILNLPLIPYIARVLRIPRPLLISLVIIFSLIGVYAISLNTFDLYMLVAFGIIGFLMRMFSFPAAPFILAFILGGMMEQAFRQTLTISNGSLAIFMDKPIALTLIIVSLLTILFPMFTGRKKFNTKNDAGKPL; encoded by the coding sequence ATGGATGCATTTCAAGGTTTAATGTCAGGATTTCAAGTGGCTTTTAGCTTAGAGGGAGTCCTGTTTGTTTTTATAGGTGTTTTTGTAGGTACTTTCATCGGAATGATGCCAGGATTGGGGCCAATCAGTGCAATCGCAATCATGATCCCGATCACTTACAGTATGGATCCGACGGTAGCATTGGTTATGATGGCCGGGGTTTATTATGGTGCCATCTTTGGAGGCTCAAGCTCCTCGATCCTCCTTAACGCACCGGGTGTTGCCGGGACGGTTGCAACAGCGTTTGATGGATATCCAATGGCGCAGCAAGGGAAAGCAGGAAAGGCGCTGGCCATCGCCGCAATTGCCTCTTTTACAGGCGGGACAGTCAGTGTCATTTTGCTCATGTTATTTACGCCAATCCTATCGGCTGTCGCTGTTTCGTTTGGGCCAGCTGAATATTTCGCCTTGATGTTTTTGGGATTGACAGCCATATCAAGTCTGTCAGACGGCTCTACAATCAAGGCATTTATATCAGCTACACTAGGATTTATCGTTGTAACAATTGGGATTGACAGTCAGACTGGTACAAGCAGATTCACATTCGGGAACCCGAATCTTCTCGAGGGTATCGACTTCCTGGTCATCGCGCTCGGTTTATTCGCTTTGGCTGAGGTCAGTACACTTGTCTTGAATCGTAAAGACAATTCAATGAGTGACAATAAAGAGATTGGCAGCCTTCGTTTGTCCAAGGAAGATGTAAAGGAAATGAGCGGACCGATGACAAGGCAATCCTTCCTGGGATTCCTCATCGGTGTCTTGCCAGGCGCTGGAGCAACAATCGCATCCTTCATTGCTTATATCACGGAAAAGAAGCTGGCAAAAAAGCCAGAAGAATTCGGAAAAGGTTCAATCAAAGGACTGGCAGCACCTGAAACAGCGAATAATGCCGCTACTGGAGGCGCATTCGTGCCACTTCTCAGCCTGGGGATTCCAGGGTCGGGGACAACAGCCGTTTTATTGGGGGCTTTTTTAGTATTAGGAGTTCAGCCAGGGCCACTATTGATTCAGGACCGTCCAGAAGTATTCTGGGGGATTATCGCCAGTATGTATATCGGAAATATTTTTCTTTTAATCCTGAACCTTCCGTTGATCCCATACATCGCAAGGGTCCTCAGGATTCCAAGACCGCTATTGATCTCACTCGTAATCATTTTCAGCTTGATTGGAGTATATGCCATTAGCCTCAACACCTTTGATTTGTATATGTTAGTCGCGTTTGGAATCATTGGGTTCCTGATGAGGATGTTCTCGTTTCCGGCAGCACCATTCATTCTCGCTTTTATCCTTGGAGGAATGATGGAGCAAGCCTTCAGGCAAACGCTGACGATCTCAAACGGTAGTCTGGCTATCTTTATGGATAAGCCAATCGCGCTGACACTGATCATTGTAAGCTTGCTGACAATTTTATTTCCTATGTTTACAGGGCGAAAAAAGTTTAATACGAAAAACGATGCAGGAAAACCTTTATAA
- a CDS encoding tripartite tricarboxylate transporter TctB family protein, translating into MLSRINQKIAVILAILAGFYLLLSFNLPKYPNAIIDADVVPKGLGLLLLFFAVLLYFDKKEETEAEKLKRTITKENVLLLVAVLVFILIYIFLLEIIGFLIMTALFIFGCSLFLGYRKHVTNAIVSVVFSLVIYGLFNYLLKINLPAGIIPL; encoded by the coding sequence TTGCTTAGCAGGATCAATCAAAAAATTGCAGTTATCCTGGCAATTCTGGCAGGTTTCTATTTGCTATTAAGCTTTAATCTGCCGAAATACCCTAATGCCATTATCGATGCAGATGTTGTCCCAAAGGGTCTAGGCTTACTTTTATTGTTTTTCGCTGTCCTTCTATACTTTGATAAAAAGGAAGAGACTGAAGCGGAAAAACTAAAGCGTACCATCACCAAAGAGAATGTTCTATTGCTAGTTGCCGTACTTGTTTTCATATTAATCTATATTTTCCTATTAGAAATCATTGGCTTCTTAATCATGACTGCTTTGTTTATTTTCGGATGCTCCTTATTCCTTGGATATAGAAAGCATGTAACGAACGCCATAGTTTCGGTTGTATTTTCGTTAGTTATTTATGGACTTTTCAACTATCTTTTGAAAATAAATCTGCCAGCAGGAATTATCCCGTTGTAA